A part of Acyrthosiphon pisum isolate AL4f unplaced genomic scaffold, pea_aphid_22Mar2018_4r6ur Scaffold_21300;HRSCAF=23562, whole genome shotgun sequence genomic DNA contains:
- the LOC100164240 gene encoding E3 ubiquitin-protein ligase MARCH5-like, with the protein MENASTRQRSFYYSQETSEQKRCWICFGTDDEDYESNSDWVSPCKCRGSTRWVHQDCVQRWVDEKLQENISVKAHCPQCHTQYIIVYDEVNYFVRILNQLDKTAIRLCPFLAAGFVVSAIYWSAASYGAITMMQVMGEREAITMMENTDSFMLLLVLPSIPLSLILGKTINWEETLLLFVQRFTLQLPSLRTIMPSFLYEPVNNSTSTVQFNSVVNPRATLCTALFLPTTATIVGNLLFDKSSYSYPQKTLLGGLVYIAVKCVFRIYQRQHNIIKERTRKVIDYSETDTEENN; encoded by the exons ATGGAAAACGCAAGTACCCGCCAACGTTCATTTTACTACAGTCAAGAAACGTCTga GCAGAAACGTTGTTGGATTTGTTTTGGTACTGATGATGAAGATTATGAAAGTAACAGTGATTGGGTATCACCATGCAAATGTCGCGGTTCTACACGTTGG GTTCATCAGGATTGTGTTCAACGTTGGGTTGACGAAAAACTGCAAGAAAATATTAGTGTTAAAGCACATTGCCCTCAATGCCACAcacagtatattattgtgtatgatGAAGTCA ATTACTTTGTTCGAATACTAAACCAACTTGATAAGACAGCTATTCGACTATGTCCTTTTTTGGCAGCTGGTTTTGTGGTCAGCGCTATTTATTGGTCAGCAGCTTCTTATGGAGCAATAACGATGATGcag GTAATGGGTGAACGGGAAGCTATAACAATGATGGAGAATACAGATTCTTTTATGTTGCTCTTGGTGTTGCCATCAATACCTCTCAGTCTAATTTTAGGCAAAACGATTAATTGGGAAGAAACCTTGCTGTTATTTGTGCAGAGATTTACTTTACAACTACCCTCATTAAGAACCATCATGCCTTcgttttt GTATGAACCTGTCAATAATTCAACGAGTACAGTCCAATTCAATTCAGTTGTTAATCCAAGAGCTACTCTTTGCACTGCACTTTTCTTGCCAACTACTGCCACCATAGttggaaatttattatttgacaaaaGTTCATACTCATATCCACAAAAAACTTTATTG GGTGGGTTAGTGTACATTGcagtaaaatgtgtttttagaatatatcaaagacaacacaatattataaaagaaagaACACGTAAAGTCATTGACTATTCTGAAACTGATActgaagaaaataattaa